The Xenopus tropicalis strain Nigerian chromosome 1, UCB_Xtro_10.0, whole genome shotgun sequence DNA segment GGAGAAATAACAAACGGCAGTCATTAAGAAAAGCACGAAATTTCTTTCTATCACCAGAAAATCTCTCAGGCAGGGGCATCTTAGGCTCGAGAACCGGTGGGTGAGCAGCCGCAGCACCCGCAGCCATAGGGGGGCTCACTGAAACCGGATTAGACATTGCTCCAAAGCCCTGGATCTGAGCCTGTAGTTGCTGATAACCCCCTTGTAAGTCCCGTACTGCTTGGGTAAGGGCCGCCAATTGCTGGGAAAGCGTTTCGGAAGGAGCTTCTTGATCACCAGACTCCATGGCGAGGTGATACTGTAAGGTATCCCGGTAGTCCGATGAATACTAGCTCTcccctgcgcttcccactggacctGAACACTGGAAGTGGAACAGTAACAAGCCCAGCTGCAGAATAGCAGAAGTGCCGTGAGTACCAGAGTGCGGAGAGTACACGATGGTAAGCACCAGATGCTAAAGCATAAGTCCCAAAACAAGCTGAAGTCAAGCCGGAAATCAGAGTCCAAAGTCGATGCCGAAGGGTGAGACGAAGAATGGTCAAACGAGCCGAGGTCAAGCCAGGAATCAGAGTCCGAAGTCGAAGCCGAAGGGTGAGACGAAGAATGGTCGAGAACAAGCCGGAATCAAGGATCAGAGGTCGAATTCAGAAGAACTGGAACGCTTAGTGTCAGGATGCAAGCAAACGATCACCTCGCACAGAGTCTAGGCCTGAGCGTCCTTAAAACAGCATTGCGCATGCTCGCAGCGTCAGTTGCGGCGCGTGCGGCACCCTCCGCGGCGCACGCACGTACACGCGGCGTGCGTAAAGTCGCGCGCACATACGGCGCGCGCTTGGTTGCGCGCACAACGCCAATTCCAGCGTGCGTCCGTACGCGGCACCCGGCCCGTCGCGCACCCGCACCGGCGCGCATTCGGCCGGATACGCGCATCATTAGAGGAGCGCACTGGATCCCGACACCCCCCTAatatcctccagcttcccctagtatcctccagctcccccctagtatcctccagctcccccctagtatcctccagctccccccttgtatcctccagctcccccccagtatcctccagctctccccaacatcctccagctccctcctagcGTCCTTCCCCAGGATGCTGGGGATGATGCtggaagggagctggaggatgctaggggggagctggaggatgctgaacCAGAACTAACacaggagggagctggaggatgctgggggggggagctgaaggatgccagggagggagcttgaggatgctgggggggagctggaggatgtagggggagcaggatgcagcagggagtgggccaGGAACTGGAACAGGTAAGACTCAGCGGGAACGAACGGAGCGCCGGGGGGAATGCGACCAGTTTGGGCCCAAGTTTGACGATGGGGGGGGAGTGGAATGCTACCAGTTTGGCCCACAGCTTGCCGCcgccgggggtgggggggggggttttgcTGGTGATGGCAGTCCAGTTTGGCAGTTTGAGGACCCCTTTATTAGGAGAACAAATAATTATGGCACAATAATCTAATGTATTGCAGTAGGAAGCATTGTTTTTAAAATACACACCACATCAGCACTCTTAAATGgtataaaactgtttttttgggCCAAAAACACCCAAGGGCTTACCACCACCCATTTATTAAGTCTTGctagccagctgattaacagacctggagaagAACTTACTTCTCCTATATTGTTTTGAAAGTCAGaaccaaagaacaaaaaaaggaTAAACAAATATAGCTTTTAGTTGCTGtagcatttagaaataaaacatgatATTGTATTTTGGAAAGATGCTtagaactacttttttttaattgtgcacaATCAAtgtttgggtgggggggttgcCTTTACTGACACCTCTCAGTTGAAAGGAGCATGTTCCTTATTTTGTATCTATGGTTATATATATGGTGTACACTCACCCAAAAATGAGCTAGTATGTTCACTtcaaatattttttcaatttGCTGATCCTGAAGTGTTAGAACATCAGCACAGAAAATAATCCCGGCATTGTTTATTAAGATCGTAACATCGCCAACTTCTTGCTTCACCTGGAACATAAATGTTGTAAATATAAAACACTTGTTTTCTCTCTGTACTTACCCATAATCAATATATAAGGGACATGGAAAGCAATTTGCAGGTAAAACtgtgaaaatgtataatgaagcagtagaattcttaatgaattagatgaaagtgagtgcaggactggccaggcTGGGGATGACGCAATTGACCaccttgaagtatattgcaatatagcaATCCCTGTTTTGATCAAAGTGAGGGGGCATTTTCAGTAGCAGAAGACCCCTTGTccttgtatgaattttgtggtcacggcCTTACTACATCCCCTAagggtttaaaatttagtggtgagcacaacctTCCTTTTTTGgctatagtatatacagtatatatgtaaaagacctttttaaaaaaaatatttttcatagttttgttttttaaagagtCAATGCTTTGTGAAAAaagcaactacaggtataggacccattatccagaatgctcgggaccaagggtattccgaataagggtctttccgtaatttggatctccataccttaagtctactaaagaatcaataaaaaattaattaaaccatatgggattgttttgcatccaataaggattatttatatcttagttgggatcaattacaaggtactgttttattagtacagagaaaaaggaaatcagttttaaaattctgacttatttgattaaaatggagtctatgggagacgggcattccgtaattcggagctttctggataacgggtttccggataagggatcctatacctgcatctATAGTAACTAACTgtagtaataaaaggcactatggtTGCCcactgcaaccaataagatgtttactttcaaaCAAGTGACTAGTACATTCTTCCTGCTGGTTTCTATATGTATAGTAGACCAGTAGGATCTTTATTACTTTTTCCCATGTGTCTACTATGGTTACTTGGGCTTCCTAATGTATGAACAGATTAGATTTCATCTAGCACCTAACTAACTTTATTAAGCcatcatgtttaaattaattgATATAAACAATGCATACAccttctgaaaaaaataaaaaactacatatgtatttgtatttgctCTTATGTTCATTTACAATGCTTCTTTATACAAAGTATACTTTTTAGATTTTCCTTGATTTTGAGGCACCTTTAAGAGATAGTGACACTTCTCAGGTCTTTTCAGAATTGAATTCTTTGTGAAAATATGCCTAAAGTTCTTTTTTAATACCTTGTTGGCCGCTGTGTTGATTTCTTCACGCTTGCTGCAGTCCACAACATAAGTATAAACTTTAGCTCCGCCCTTTCTGCACTTTTCAGCAGTCTCCTCAACTCCTTGCTAAAACAATAGTTCCATGAAAAGAAAATGCTGTCAATAACAAATACAGTGGGTGTCATTTATAACCTTTGTGCTGTGCTTTCGCATTTGGTTATGTGTTttctaataaacactaattgcactgctgtgcctgtctttTGTTTTTTGTGAATCGCAGTTTTGCACATTGCTCACAAATATTCGCAAATGGCTTGCAAATGAAATAGGTGTTTGAGTGAGCGTGACCCCTATGTGTGGTCGTTGTACACGTTGTAACGTTCAGGGGATAAGGGATCACCCATGCACTAAGGCCACACCACAGCAGTTGAATAAATGTCCATTTATTTCTGGATCACACTCAACTAAGCTTTATCTTCAGCAGGAATAACAACAACTTAAACAGTCTTTCTTCAGCATAAAGTAACAGCAGATTTAGGCATAACAACACAGTAAAGGAATCTTTTTGATAGAGGTTTTCACACTCTTTTCCCAGTGCAGTCCTCACATGCACCTACTAACCCCCATACTGAACTCCCAGGGCTCTCTTATTTCCTGCACTGCTGCAGTAATTAGCCCTGCTGtgcaccttaaggctgatgccacacgtggcgtttttacgctgcgtattttctaattctctcagcggctgaaaaacgcccaatatcatcatccatagaaataacttgaaaagactcgaggcaaaccacacaaagtgtaaatacgctagaaaacgccttagcacggatttttcaagcgttggctgaaatacgccagtatttgcacagcaacctattcctatgtatacacaaagggagctaccagacctagctgaaatacgcagcgttttttactatttcgcactattagcaccatggaaacgggatttgcttacatcaccagttctaggctgaaaaacgccatagtcggGCTGTGTGGCTtatgctgcgtttttaggctgagaaaataagcagcgtaaaaacgccacgtgtggcatcagccttaaggtacctgaataaaggggaaatatacctgtCATCCAGGACCCACCCCTGGAGTCCTGTACAACGTAAATAGCATTGACACTACTGTTTCGTTTGTAATTTGTGATTATGCCATATTCAAAAATCTTTTCGCaaattcacaattatgtttgcattAAATACACAAATCATGTCCAGTGttgaaaatataaacacatttaggGCAAATGTCTTCACTGTGTGATTTATTCTACACTGCgtgaagtttataaatgagccccaagacTTTGCAAATCAGTATTTCGACATCCACATTAAGCCTGGGAGCCAGTTTTGGAAGGTGAGCTTaattaaaatttactttttaaaaagtaaactgttttgcagctggatttcagcacagattacagtgataggtatattaggggtttctatgttgtgtgaAGCTCAACACATCTTGGTTCttaagccagagttcccctttaatattgtaTCTCTTTTGAATTTATACTGTCTACTAATTAGGGAGGAGGTTTGCCTTACAATCAAACTAAACAATGACAGGGCTTAATGATATGACTAATTAAATTAGATATAACTATATTGTGAATGTGTTCAAATACTACTGTATTAttttaaggggcttatttataaacactgggcaaatttgcacctgggcagtaacccataacaaccaatctatgattagatttttccagccagctgcaggtagaacaatgaaagcaaacttatTACAGGAAAAGGGGAATGGGGAAAGAAGAAATTCTCTTATCATAAATTTTCTCCAAAACTAGTGTTTTCTTGGGGGTATAAAATTCGAAGTATTAGATGAAGAAGAAAAAGATAACCCCTTAATTAGAAAACACTTTTAACAATAACTTCCCACTGTTTGATTCAGCTCCAAATACCAATCAGGAGTTTATTACAAACTATCAGCCAAATTATTGATTGATAACTCCCCTTATTAGGTATTATAGAGAGAAAAGGAAGATTCAAGAGGTGTGGAGATATCCCAATTGTATTTAACTATCTCAGTTTTTGCTGACTGATTAAAGggataccacaaagcaaagataagGCAGATACCAAGTGGCTGCGGTCTCAAAGTTTACCTTGTCTAATAattattagggctgtgacacatgggaagattagtcgccgcgcgacaaatctcccttgtcgtgggtgactaatctccctgaaatgccatcccaccggttagattgtaaatcgccagtggggtggcatacgtggtgctgcgatttgccgaagtcgtggaagttgccttgagaggaaacttccgcaaatTCTGCAAAACGCGGCacctgcgtatgccatcccaccgtccatttacattctagccggtgggatggcatttcagggagattagtcgcccacaacaagggagatttgtcgtgtggcgactaatctccctgtgtgtcagagcccttacaGGACTAAATTATCCTATAAAACCGCAAACCTCAAGGATCTTGGAGAGAAAACAGTGTTAAGATAACTGTTAAGGAGAAAGAgttttaaaaatcacaattaGAATACATGGTCAACTTAAGctgtttatatattaaaatcaaaAAGAATATCAAAAGTTAAAAAATCTGCTCCACAGTGCCTTGACGCACCTAATTAAGCGAAACGTGTGGAGCagattttttaacttttaatacCTAATAAGGTGAATTATCAATTAATAATTTGGCTGATAGTTTGTTAATTCATTGATTcaatagtattttatttatttttgacttTTTAATAAGAAAACCACACATATATGGTGATATTTGAATTTGTGGCACTAGCACCTTTCTAATTAATGGTTTTGAAGGAATAGCACATGCATTTTATTGGATGATTTCTAAAGGTCTTTTTAAGTGAGATTATAAAAAAATTGGCACTCTAAAAAACCTGCATATTTGTTATCTAATTTATTCACTCACCATTTGATGGTTTTTGACGAGAAACTGTGAGAATATAAAACTATAGCACTTGTTGCACTTGCACTTTGttgaattaaaatgttttttagaaaaaggcttttttaaggcttttttcttttttttaaaaaagccagTACTTTCaaataattgcacttttcttatttatttaacacAAATCACTCTATTGAATCAATTAATGAACTCCAGACTGGTATTTGGAGTTGAATCAAACAGTGGGAAGTTATTGTTaaaagtgttttctttttctctttttcttcttcatctattatgaaagcaaacttctgattggttgccatgggttactgtccatttgcaaatttgcccactgtgtCTTTAAGAATCAAGCACAAAATTTTACTTCTCACATGGAATGAAGAtgaacatatatattaatatatatataatatattggttgctatgagttgcaGAACCaaggcaaacttagttccttttattacatatgtggttAATGATTCAACCAACCGTTTTTTCCATTTGCACTCAGCATAaattgtgcatgttttttttagtattgtGCATTGATATACTGGCCAGGGGCATAGTTAGCGCATAATGGGGCATAGGGCATAGCCATGGCTTAACAGAATCTGATTATTCATAAGATTTGCAGTACTCAGCTAAGAAAAGCACGAGTGAGTTGCTTTCATTTTACAATTTTAATCTCAATAACAATTAGCCTATTTTTGAAAAGCATGTATTAAACCTCCAGTACAATTTTTGGAGCCTGCTTAAAGCAATGACAGTTTGCACTGTAACCAGACTCCTTCCAGTGTGCAAGAACTATGGACTGTCGCTGGAAAACAACAAGTGACCTTTTGTTTTCTTCATACAACTAAAACATACTATGCCTTGTTAATTAGAATCATGTTACTGTCATATAAACACAAGtatgtaaaaatatgtttaaataaaacacaTGCACCTTGTTTATGTCCCACAGAACCAGTACACTTTCAAGTTCACCAAATATTTGCGCTGTGATCTTTCCTATTCCGTGTCCAGCCCCTGTGATCAGCACAACTTCCCCTTTCACAGATTTCCTTTTCAGTGGAATGAAGAGTTTAACAAAGGATTCCAAGTATGAATAGACAATAACAAGCAGCAGCCACACAATTTCCAGTAAAACATGCATCGTGCTTCGTCTTGCTCTTACgtctatacagtatgtgtgtgtgtgggggggggagtaTAGACTGCACTGTAATGAACCATAATGTTGTTCCTTGCACGTCACAGTTCAGAGGCCGCCTGGGCTCAGATTAACTCATTCATTACCTGTCAGCTGCTAACGCAAGG contains these protein-coding regions:
- the hsd17b11 gene encoding estradiol 17-beta-dehydrogenase 11, which translates into the protein MHVLLEIVWLLLVIVYSYLESFVKLFIPLKRKSVKGEVVLITGAGHGIGKITAQIFGELESVLVLWDINKQGVEETAEKCRKGGAKVYTYVVDCSKREEINTAANKVKQEVGDVTILINNAGIIFCADVLTLQDQQIEKIFEVNILAHFWTTRAFLPSMLRNNHGHIVTVASSAGFVGVQFMVDYCSTKFAALGYHKALTAELLALGKSGIKTSCLCPVFVDTGFVKNPSLRLAPVLQPEEVAQTLVDGILINKKMICVPSSVSLVPVLAFFLPERALNALNEFQNLKFEAKVHSRDKDK